In Molothrus aeneus isolate 106 chromosome 3, BPBGC_Maene_1.0, whole genome shotgun sequence, a single genomic region encodes these proteins:
- the PELI1 gene encoding E3 ubiquitin-protein ligase pellino homolog 1 isoform X1 yields MYRKSKWKRGYNLEGLGHGNNEKSVPQLLISDLKFEKSLAKLMFSPDQENHPSKAPVKYGELIVLGYNGSLPNGDRGRRKSRFALFKRPKANGVKPSTVHIACTPQAAKAISNKDQHSISYTLSRAQTVVVEYTHDSNTDMFQIGRSTESPIDFVVTDTVPGSQSNSDTQSVQSTISRFACRIICERNPPFTARIYAAGFDSSKNIFLGEKAAKWKTSDGQMDGLTTNGVLVMHPRNGFTEDSKPGVWREISVCGNVFSLRETRSAQQRGKMVENETNQLQDGSLIDLCGATLLWRTAEGLARTPTVKHLEALRQEINAARPQCPVGFNTLAFPSMKRKDVVDEKQPWVYLNCGHVHGYHNWGNKEERDGKDRECPMCRSVGPYVPLWLGCEAGFYVDAGPPTHAFSPCGHVCSEKTTAYWSQIPLPHGTHTFHAACPFCAHQLAGEQGYIRLIFQGPLD; encoded by the exons gaaataatgaaaaaagtgTGCCACAACTCTTGATTAGTGACCTGAAGTTTGAGAAGTCATTAGCTAAGCTCATGTTTTCTCCTGATCAAGAAAATCATCCATCCAAAGCACCAGTCAAATATGGTGAATTGATTGTATTGGG GTACAATGGGTCTCTCCCAAATGGAGatagagggagaaggaaaagtaggtttgctttgtttaaaaGGCCCAAGGCAAATGGGGTGAAACCTAGCACTGTGCACATTGCCTGTACCCCTCAAGCAGCAAAG GCAATAAGTAATAAGGACCAACACAGCATATCTTACACTTTGTCTCGGGCCCAGACTGTAGTAGTTGAATATACTCATGACAGCAACACAGATATGTTCCAG ATTGGTCGGTCAACAGAGAGTCCTATAGACTTTGTAGTAACAGATACAGTTCCTGGGAGTCAGAGTAATTCAGATACACAGTCTGTGCAGAGCACAATATCAAGGTTTGCCTGCAGAATCATATGTGAACGTAACCCTCCCTTTACAGCAAGAATATATGCTGCAGGATTTGACTCctcaaaaaacatttttcttggG GAGAAAGCTGCAAAGTGGAAGACATCAGATGGGCAAATGGATGGACTAACAACAAATGGAGTTCTTGTTATGCATCCTCGTAATGGATTCACAGAAGACTCCAAGCCAGGGGTGTGGAGAGAGATTTCTGTGTGTGGGAATGTGTTCAGCCTCCGTGAAACCAGATCAGCTCaacagagggggaaaatg GTTGAGAACGAGACGAACCAGCTGCAGGACGGCTCCCTGATCGACCTGTGCGGGGCGACGCTGCTGTGGCGCACGGCCGAGGGGCTGGCGCGCACGCCCACCGTCAAGCACCTGGAGGCTCTGAGGCAGGAGATCAATGCAGCCAGGCCCCAGTGCCCCGTGGGCTTCAACACCCTGGCCTTCCCCAGCATGAAGAGAAAAGATGTTGTAGACGAAAAGCAGCCGTGGGTGTACCTGAACTGCGGCCACGTGCATGGCTACCACAACTGGGGGAACAAAGAGGAGAGGGACGGCAAGGACCGCGAGTGCCCCATGTGCCGCTCTGTCGGCCCCTACGTGCCTCTGTGGCTCGGGTGTGAAGCGGGATTTTATGTGGATGCCGGACCTCCAACTCATGCATTCAGCCCCTGTGGACACGTGTGCTCAGAAAAGACAACTGCATATTGGTCCCAAATTCCTCTTCCTCATGGTACTCACACTTTTCATGCAGCCTGTCCCTTCTGTGCGCATCAGCTGGCTGGTGAGCAGGGTTACATAAGGCTCATTTTCCAAGGGCCTCTTGACTAA
- the PELI1 gene encoding E3 ubiquitin-protein ligase pellino homolog 1 isoform X2 has protein sequence MFSPDQENHPSKAPVKYGELIVLGYNGSLPNGDRGRRKSRFALFKRPKANGVKPSTVHIACTPQAAKAISNKDQHSISYTLSRAQTVVVEYTHDSNTDMFQIGRSTESPIDFVVTDTVPGSQSNSDTQSVQSTISRFACRIICERNPPFTARIYAAGFDSSKNIFLGEKAAKWKTSDGQMDGLTTNGVLVMHPRNGFTEDSKPGVWREISVCGNVFSLRETRSAQQRGKMVENETNQLQDGSLIDLCGATLLWRTAEGLARTPTVKHLEALRQEINAARPQCPVGFNTLAFPSMKRKDVVDEKQPWVYLNCGHVHGYHNWGNKEERDGKDRECPMCRSVGPYVPLWLGCEAGFYVDAGPPTHAFSPCGHVCSEKTTAYWSQIPLPHGTHTFHAACPFCAHQLAGEQGYIRLIFQGPLD, from the exons ATGTTTTCTCCTGATCAAGAAAATCATCCATCCAAAGCACCAGTCAAATATGGTGAATTGATTGTATTGGG GTACAATGGGTCTCTCCCAAATGGAGatagagggagaaggaaaagtaggtttgctttgtttaaaaGGCCCAAGGCAAATGGGGTGAAACCTAGCACTGTGCACATTGCCTGTACCCCTCAAGCAGCAAAG GCAATAAGTAATAAGGACCAACACAGCATATCTTACACTTTGTCTCGGGCCCAGACTGTAGTAGTTGAATATACTCATGACAGCAACACAGATATGTTCCAG ATTGGTCGGTCAACAGAGAGTCCTATAGACTTTGTAGTAACAGATACAGTTCCTGGGAGTCAGAGTAATTCAGATACACAGTCTGTGCAGAGCACAATATCAAGGTTTGCCTGCAGAATCATATGTGAACGTAACCCTCCCTTTACAGCAAGAATATATGCTGCAGGATTTGACTCctcaaaaaacatttttcttggG GAGAAAGCTGCAAAGTGGAAGACATCAGATGGGCAAATGGATGGACTAACAACAAATGGAGTTCTTGTTATGCATCCTCGTAATGGATTCACAGAAGACTCCAAGCCAGGGGTGTGGAGAGAGATTTCTGTGTGTGGGAATGTGTTCAGCCTCCGTGAAACCAGATCAGCTCaacagagggggaaaatg GTTGAGAACGAGACGAACCAGCTGCAGGACGGCTCCCTGATCGACCTGTGCGGGGCGACGCTGCTGTGGCGCACGGCCGAGGGGCTGGCGCGCACGCCCACCGTCAAGCACCTGGAGGCTCTGAGGCAGGAGATCAATGCAGCCAGGCCCCAGTGCCCCGTGGGCTTCAACACCCTGGCCTTCCCCAGCATGAAGAGAAAAGATGTTGTAGACGAAAAGCAGCCGTGGGTGTACCTGAACTGCGGCCACGTGCATGGCTACCACAACTGGGGGAACAAAGAGGAGAGGGACGGCAAGGACCGCGAGTGCCCCATGTGCCGCTCTGTCGGCCCCTACGTGCCTCTGTGGCTCGGGTGTGAAGCGGGATTTTATGTGGATGCCGGACCTCCAACTCATGCATTCAGCCCCTGTGGACACGTGTGCTCAGAAAAGACAACTGCATATTGGTCCCAAATTCCTCTTCCTCATGGTACTCACACTTTTCATGCAGCCTGTCCCTTCTGTGCGCATCAGCTGGCTGGTGAGCAGGGTTACATAAGGCTCATTTTCCAAGGGCCTCTTGACTAA